In the Salvia miltiorrhiza cultivar Shanhuang (shh) chromosome 8, IMPLAD_Smil_shh, whole genome shotgun sequence genome, aacccttatgagttatgattaagaaaacaaaaaaaaaccttaAGAAATAAAAAACTATGGCCCAAGTTCAAGATGTCGAGGCTGAGGCCCAATCTCAAATTAGTTTTCAAGTTTATACGACAGATAATCTCTCTCAAATTATAAAATCCCCAAAAGCTTCTATTGACTGTCCCCCAAAACCCTAGCAAAATCTCCGCCGCTCCGCCGCCGCAATGGGTCGCGTCCGCACGAAGACAGTGAAGAAGTCCTCCCGGCAGGTGATTGAGGGACACTACCCGAAGATGACCCTTGACTTCCACACCAACAAGAAGGTTCTAGAAGAGGTAGCCATAATCCCGTCGAAACGCCTCCGCAACAAGATCGCCGGTTTCTCGACCCATCTGATGAAACGGATCCAGAAAGGACCCGTCCGCGGTATCTCGCTGAAGCTGCAGGAGGAGGAGCGGGAACGCCGAATGGACTACGTGCCCGATGAATCGGCGATCAAGGTCGATAGGATCGAGGTTGATCAGGATACCGTCGATATGTTGGAGTCGCTCGGCATGAAGGATCTGCCAGGTATTGAGATCAGAGTGGATCAGCATCAGGGTGCTATCGCCGTCGCGCCGCAGATCAACTACGGCCGTTCCGCCGCCAGGAGATATTGAGAGATGTGAGgcctcttattttttttttagtttagttatattattttttttaagcggATTTTTGCCGGTTTTGATGaaaaattaagttttttttttggtgattGAGATTCTGCGTGAATTTGAGAGTACCTTTTATGTGATACCATATTTCAAATTTATAGCATATTTCGTATAATTGGTCGTGGTAATGAGTTTTATAGTTCTAGTGTGTGTATTTATGTTCTTTGCCATCAGCATGATTGCACGTTGATCAAAATTATGATATTCTCTAAGATTTTGATATTGCAATATGATCATATAAAGTTGATCAAAATTATGATATTCATCTGCAGATGTATTTTCCGTGGCATACTATTACTAGTTGCCATGAATCCGTCAAACCGTGATGTATGAAAATAAGGCATACTTgttttttaattgtttgttaGTTAGATGTACATGTTTCTTCCTCTTAATTTGAATGCATAAACAACCCATGCAAAACATACGCGAGTGATGGACACTGTAAATCGATTTGTTTGGCAAACCAACTTCTACATGTTTCAGAATTTTTGGTACGTGACCAATTGCTTCGACCATTTcttcaataattaatttatgtagTCACATTATTGCTAGCTATAAATTAgttaaatagataaaaaaaatattagtttattttttaaaataaataaaaattagttttattgaatTGTCTACATTATAGTTACAATGTTTTgtactaatttttattttattattttaaataaaaaatacaaaaaaactaCTCTCTATGTCCACAATATTATTGTCATTTTTGATCCGTCTATAATATCATTGTTCCTTGCATTTATATTAGTAATGTCCACAAACTCCACCCATAATAATAGTGGGGTCCAAACCCTACTCATAACTACCAACTACTATCAATTATTATCcacaatttttcttaaaactcatataCACACTATTATCAACTATattcaccattttttttaaattcgtgtCGTCCACAAAGTGGCAATAATATTATGGACgaacaaaagtttacatacataacagtgcatagataacgatttttttcaaaaactgttatgtatgagcgcacttttaagaatagataacggttttggaaaaatccgttatctatgtagtgttgtctatatgcatagataacggtttgaacaaatgcgttatgtttttgcgttatctattagttgcatacataacggtattacaaaaccgttgtgccaccgttatctatgaccatcttttataacggtttattcataacgttaaagaaccgttatgtataagagtcatttacaacggtttttgaaccgttatgtatgagcgtctataaaaattgttatgtataatttttttattaattttttaaatattatattatattatattaaaaataacaaataaattgtttatcctaaaatctgaatttattcctagatatagattttaaaaaataaaaaaatcataacattttttttgttttatcattaagtaacacttatataaaatctaaattagaaatctaaataccaaaaattgaatattaaaagtgaaaaaagagaaaaaagaaaaagaaaaaaaaggaatagattttatttagaaaatttagaaattaacccCAAAACTACAAGCCCTAGTTTGTTCGTCCTCCCTGTCTCCTCCCtgtctctcgactctctctctctcccctctcgactccgtcgccggcgccgctgccccaCGCCGGCCCGTCGCCGCCCACCCTCAGTTGCTGCCCCGCGCCCTAGTTCTTCTCTGTTCGATTGGTCGAGCCCTAGTTCTTCTCTGTTCGGTACAACCCAGCCGTCGCCATCTCAGGGAGACCGGCGAGCTACGCGACCTAGAGCCCGCCCATCGTTGCTGGTGGTCCGAGGATCGACGAGCCGATGGTGTTCTACGGCCGGTtctcttctcaactccacataaTCGAGGTAGGAAAGGGGGAAAGCCCTAATTCTCCGATTTGCAATCGAGAGCGGATGAGGTTGATAATTGGGCGTTGAACAAGAGTTTTgccccttctccctctctctacctCCTCTCTGTGCCGCCTTTGTCTCCGGCAAGCAGCCGCTAGCCGCCACCTTCTCCAGCCTGGCGTCGCCCCCCATCCCCATCACCTCTCTTTCGCTTCCACCACCACggtatactctctctctctccattttctatatgtatttctatctttgcgtaatttttgaatttgggcagaGCAACCTTCGTCGTCGGCTCAGCGCCCACCACCGCTCCAATCGCACCACCACTACCCCTGGCCTCTGACTCCGACAACAGTCGCCCTCATTCTTCAGGTAACAACTAAATGAAATTGAAGAGTGCATTAGGTAGCAAATTTTAGGGCATTTTGGACTCGAATTTTAGGGATTTATGGCTTGAATTTtcgctagttttttttttcttgtttcagtTCATCTCATCTTTTTGTTCTTGGTTATTCTGAATTGAAAATATTGAACACTGCTTTCTGAAAAGAAGTATGTGAATGTTGCTTTGTTTTCTGGAAAGAAGTATGTGAATGTTGCTTTGTGTGTTTGATTTCTGAAAAGAAGTATGTGAATGTTGCTTTGTTTTCTTGGTTATTCTGAATTGAGAATATTGAACACTGCTTTGCTTTCAGGTAACAACTAATGAGGTATGTGAATGTTGCTTTGTTTTCTCTTTTGGTGATTAGTTTCGCGGACGCGTGACTGGaaatttgtgtgtttgatgagtAGATATTGAGAAATTGGGATCAGATAGTGGAGTGTGAAGATGAGTGAAGGCAAGAAGTATCAGCTGGGGACGATTAGAGCGTTGAGTCTTTCAGTGGTTTCATCTGTTTCGATCGTGATATGCAACAAGGCACTCA is a window encoding:
- the LOC130996727 gene encoding 40S ribosomal protein S17-2-like codes for the protein MGRVRTKTVKKSSRQVIEGHYPKMTLDFHTNKKVLEEVAIIPSKRLRNKIAGFSTHLMKRIQKGPVRGISLKLQEEERERRMDYVPDESAIKVDRIEVDQDTVDMLESLGMKDLPGIEIRVDQHQGAIAVAPQINYGRSAARRY